In the Wyeomyia smithii strain HCP4-BCI-WySm-NY-G18 chromosome 2, ASM2978416v1, whole genome shotgun sequence genome, one interval contains:
- the LOC129725902 gene encoding uncharacterized protein LOC129725902 — MKYLHMTQANWHRNEYDDTFDLVFCSSNCKTSVDIAAAPLLPIDPPHPPLEISVPVQQTCRVDDRNPFCNKRILNFGKIDYGELRGYLSTVDWDCLNACQNVNDMAASFCSIVQQWLQMNVPSKRRPFSPAWGTPLLRELKRERNACQRKHRVLRSSYSKIGFQRASKAYRKLNSALYKAYVMKMQFNLRRNPKSFWKFVNSKRKNSTVPCNVVLDDIEAKPAESSELIAKFFASVFDETPAYEFEAESASSDVPMDCINLTSFVVTPAMVISAAKKLKSSNSTGPDGIPSVMFCRCAFDFAAPLAAIFTRSLNDGVFPEIWKQSFMFPVFKSGDRRNVRNYRGIASLSATSKLFEINVSDVIRSQSISYISNDQHGFMPGRSVTTNLLNFTSTCRVANVSV; from the coding sequence ATGAAATATTTGCATATGACTCAGGCTAATTGGCATCGTAACGAATATGATGACACTTTTGATCTTGTGTTTTGCTCTTCTAACTGCAAAACATCTGTTGACATTGCTGCTGCACCACTGCTGCCCATTGACCCACCTCATCCGCCGTTGGAAATATCTGTTCCTGTTCAACAAACGTGCCGGGTTGACGATCGGAATCCATTTTGCAATAAGCGCATTCTGAACTTTGGCAAAATTGATTACGGCGAATTACGTGGTTACCTCTCTACTGTTGACTGGGATTGCCTAAATGCTTGTCAGAATGTCAATGATATGGCTGCCAGTTTCTGTTCGATTGTTCAGCAATGGTTGCAAATGAACGTTCCATCAAAGAGACGGCCTTTTTCGCCTGCCTGGGGTACCCCACTGTTACGTGAACTTAAACGCGAAAGAAATGCTTGCCAACGAAAGCATCGCGTGCTACGATCTTCTTACAGCAAAATTGGTTTCCAGCGCGCCAGCAAAGCGTATCGAAAGCTGAACTCGGCTTTATACAAAGCTTATGTCATGAAAATGCAGTTTAACCTCCGACGTAACCCGAAAAGTTTCTGGAAATTCGTTAACAGTAAACGAAAAAACTCTACCGTGCCGTGCAACGTGGTCTTGGATGATATTGAAGCGAAACCTGCTGAATCTTCCGAGCTCATCGCAAAATTTTTTGCATCGGTTTTCGACGAAACTCCTGCCTATGAATTCGAAGCTGAGTCTGCTTCATCAGACGTTCCTATGGACTGCATTAATCTGACATCGTTTGTGGTTACTCCTGCAATGGTTATCTCTGCTGCGAAAAAGCTGAAAAGTTCAAATTCTACGGGACCTGACGGTATACCGTCGGTGATGTTCTGTCGCTGTGCTTTTGATTTTGCTGCGCCACTCGCAGCCATTTTCACCCGCTCCCTCAACGATGGAGTTTTTCCCGAAATTTGGAAGCAATCGTTTATGTTTCCCGTGTTCAAATCTGGCGACAGAAGAAACGTAAGAAATTATCGAGGAATAGCAAGCTTATCGGCAACGTCAAAGCTATTCGAAATAAACGTCAGTGATGTGATCCGTAGCCAGTCTATAAGCTACATCTCTAATGATCAGCACGGTTTCATGCCTGGGAGATCTGTTACCACGAATTTGTTGAATTTCACCAGCACCtgcagggttgccaatgtttcagtttaa